In one window of uncultured Draconibacterium sp. DNA:
- a CDS encoding chorismate mutase: MTLKLDINPIKAWMPNIDNPLLISGPCSLETEEQTMETARLLAKDKRVFVFRGGVWKPRTRPGSFEGVGSIGLKWLQQVKEETGLPVGTEVANAQHTEEALKAGLDVLWIGARSTASPFVVQEIADVVKGSDAVVMIKNPVNPDVQLWMGAVERIHQAGIKNIVGIHRGFTPFRETKYRNYPNWKTFIELKRLLPNLPVICDPSHIAGTREYLFEISQKAFDMGMEGLMLESHRDPSCALSDAGQQLTPADLGKLLDKLVIRYENASNPDFDNQLDVLRNRIDAIDAELLETLASRVQIVKQIGEYKRDNNVTALQINRWTQLMENRVKLGKSMDVNETFVKILFQLIHEDSVRMQTEIMDQE, encoded by the coding sequence ATGACTTTAAAATTAGACATTAATCCGATTAAAGCGTGGATGCCAAATATCGACAATCCGCTGCTGATTTCAGGGCCATGTAGTCTTGAAACGGAAGAACAAACCATGGAAACAGCCCGCTTGCTGGCGAAAGACAAACGCGTATTTGTTTTTCGTGGTGGAGTTTGGAAACCCAGAACACGTCCGGGATCGTTTGAAGGAGTTGGATCGATTGGTTTAAAATGGTTGCAACAGGTAAAAGAAGAAACCGGATTACCGGTTGGAACAGAAGTGGCCAACGCACAACACACTGAAGAAGCTTTAAAAGCCGGACTTGATGTATTGTGGATTGGCGCACGTTCAACGGCAAGCCCGTTTGTGGTGCAGGAAATTGCCGATGTGGTGAAAGGTTCAGATGCTGTGGTAATGATCAAAAACCCGGTGAATCCCGACGTGCAACTTTGGATGGGAGCTGTTGAGCGAATCCATCAGGCAGGTATTAAAAACATTGTAGGAATCCATCGGGGCTTTACGCCATTTCGCGAAACAAAATACCGCAATTACCCCAACTGGAAAACCTTTATTGAGCTAAAGCGTCTGCTTCCTAATTTGCCTGTAATTTGCGATCCGAGCCACATTGCCGGAACACGTGAATACCTTTTCGAGATTTCGCAGAAAGCATTTGATATGGGAATGGAAGGTTTGATGCTTGAATCACATCGCGATCCCTCGTGTGCATTAAGTGATGCCGGTCAGCAACTAACGCCGGCCGACCTGGGGAAATTGCTCGATAAACTGGTTATTCGCTACGAGAATGCAAGCAATCCTGATTTTGATAATCAGTTGGATGTATTGCGTAACCGAATTGATGCAATCGATGCAGAATTGCTGGAAACACTGGCATCGCGTGTGCAGATTGTTAAACAGATTGGCGAGTATAAACGCGACAATAACGTTACTGCGTTGCAGATTAACCGTTGGACACAATTAATGGAAAATCGCGTTAAGCTGGGGAAGAGTATGGATGTTAACGAAACCTTTGTTAAAATTCTGTTTCAGCTAATTCATGAAGATTCGGTGCGTATGCAAACCGAAATTATGGATCAGGAATAA
- a CDS encoding uroporphyrinogen-III synthase, with the protein MKVKSILVSQPEPSTAKSPYFELAEKNGLKIDFRPFIQVEGVPAKEFRQTRTQILEHTAVIFTSRTAIDHFFRIAQELRITVPDSMKYFCISEATAFYLQKYIVYRKRKIFYADGRFTDLVNVMKKHKDEKFLVPLSDIHKQEIPTLLDKGGYTYTKAILYRTVSADLSDLADIKYDVLVFFSPSGIKSLFQNFPDFEQNSTRIACFGPSTAKAVEEAGLRLDIQAPTAQAPSMTMALEQYIKKNNKN; encoded by the coding sequence TTGAAAGTCAAGAGCATTTTAGTTTCACAACCAGAGCCAAGTACTGCAAAATCACCGTATTTTGAGTTGGCTGAGAAGAATGGCCTGAAAATCGACTTCAGACCGTTCATTCAAGTTGAGGGAGTTCCTGCCAAGGAATTTCGCCAAACACGAACGCAGATACTTGAGCATACTGCGGTAATTTTTACCAGCCGTACTGCTATCGATCATTTTTTCAGAATTGCACAGGAATTGCGCATTACAGTGCCTGATTCGATGAAATATTTCTGCATTTCTGAAGCAACTGCTTTCTATCTTCAAAAGTATATTGTGTACCGTAAGCGTAAAATATTTTATGCCGATGGTAGATTCACCGACTTAGTGAATGTGATGAAAAAACACAAGGACGAAAAATTCCTTGTTCCTCTTTCTGATATTCATAAACAGGAAATCCCAACCCTGTTAGACAAAGGTGGCTACACGTATACGAAAGCAATTTTATACCGTACTGTTAGTGCCGACTTATCGGATTTAGCCGATATAAAATACGATGTTCTTGTATTTTTTAGCCCTTCGGGAATCAAGTCGCTATTCCAGAACTTCCCCGATTTTGAGCAAAACTCAACACGCATAGCATGTTTTGGTCCGTCAACAGCAAAAGCAGTAGAAGAGGCCGGATTAAGACTGGATATTCAAGCTCCAACAGCACAGGCTCCTTCAATGACTATGGCTCTTGAACAATACATCAAAAAGAACAACAAGAATTAA
- the rnpA gene encoding ribonuclease P protein component translates to MEAKEKIESPGSFSLKKAERLCSKKVIDKLFAEGESFLAFPLKVVFKTTELPQSVLVQAGFTVSKKIFKRAVKRNRIKRLMREAYRLNKQMLPGLAEEQQMAVFFIFIGKELPSFAQVEKAMKKALYKLANSSTEEENKKA, encoded by the coding sequence ATGGAAGCAAAAGAAAAAATAGAATCGCCAGGGTCTTTCTCGCTAAAAAAGGCGGAGCGTTTGTGCAGCAAAAAGGTTATCGATAAACTTTTTGCTGAAGGCGAATCATTTTTAGCATTTCCATTAAAAGTTGTTTTTAAAACTACCGAACTTCCTCAATCCGTTCTTGTTCAAGCTGGATTCACGGTAAGCAAAAAGATATTTAAACGAGCTGTAAAGCGAAACCGGATAAAACGTCTGATGCGGGAAGCTTACCGGCTGAACAAACAAATGCTTCCGGGGCTTGCAGAGGAGCAGCAAATGGCCGTTTTTTTCATTTTTATTGGTAAAGAGCTACCAAGCTTTGCACAGGTTGAAAAAGCCATGAAAAAGGCCCTTTACAAGCTAGCCAACTCATCTACTGAAGAAGAAAACAAAAAGGCATAA